Proteins found in one Cardiocondyla obscurior isolate alpha-2009 linkage group LG03, Cobs3.1, whole genome shotgun sequence genomic segment:
- the Ada gene encoding N6-Methyl-AMP deaminase isoform X1 — protein MDMKQFCHKLPKVELHAHLNGSLSVNTLQKLSRMKCSDTVCDQVLDTTNFSSLSECFKIFDIAHALTITPEAVFVATCDVIKDFHSDNVIYLELRSTPRAVKNSMTKTEYLEAIIKAIQTSKSEIPQILVKLLISIDRKQGYESAEENINLAMQFIKKYPEYVVGIDLSGDPSAGYSFLKLLEMSRKIGLKIAAHCAEVPDEVETIDILNFKPDRLGHCTCIHPNLQGSQELFDTLLKSKIPVELCLTSNIKCKTVSNYMCHQFKYLYEAGHPITIGTDDKGVFNTCLSKELEILNSVFNINKKQLKELSMLSVQYSFASTEEKAKLTAIIENFDSNGSLPFHSGKV, from the exons ATGGATATGAAACAGTTCTGCCACAAGTTACCTAAAGTG GAACTTCACGCACATTTAAATGGTTCATTAAGTGTGAatacattgcaaaaattatctAGAATGAAATGCTCAGATACTGTCTGTGATCAAGTTTTGGATACTACAAATTTCTCATCTTTAAGTGA aTGTTTCAAAATATTTGACATAGCCCATGCACTGACAATTACACCAGAAGCTGTATTTGTTGCAACTTGTGATGTGATAAAAGACTTTCACAGTGACAACGTGATTTATTTAGAATTGCGAAGTACACCTCGTGCTGTAAAAAATTCAATGACAAAAACAGAATATCTTGAGGCTATAATAAAAGCTATACA AACATCCAAATCTGAAATTCCACAAATTCTTGTAAAATTGCTAATATCAATCGATCGTAAGCAAGGTTATGAGTCTgcagaagaaaatataaatcttgcTATGCagtttataaagaaatatccaGAATATGTTGTGGGTATTGATCTGAGTGGCGATCCATCAGCAGGTTATTCATTTCTAAAGTTATTAGAAATGTCTAGAAAAATAGGCCTTAAAATTGCAGCCCACTGTGCAgag GTCCCAGATGAAGTGGAaacaattgatattttaaactttaaaccTGACCGATTGGGGCATTGTACTTGTATTCATCCTAATTTACAAGGTTCTCAAGAATTATTTGATACATTATTGAAATCTAAAATTCCTGTTG aattatgCTTAACATCAaacattaaatgtaaaacagtaTCAAATTATATGTGCcatcaatttaaatatctatacGAAGCTGGACATCCCATAACTATTGGA actgaCGATAAAGGAGTTTTCAACACGTGCTTATCAAAGGAATTGGAGATATTAAACTCTGtttttaacattaacaaaaaacaactTAAGGAATTATCTATGCTATCTGTACAATATAGTTTTGCAAGTACGGAAGAAAAGGCAAAGTTAACagcaattattgaaaattttgataG CAACGGAAGTCTCCCGTTTCATTCTGGAAAGGTGTAA
- the Ada gene encoding N6-Methyl-AMP deaminase isoform X2 produces the protein MDMKQFCHKLPKVELHAHLNGSLSVNTLQKLSRMKCSDTVCDQVLDTTNFSSLSECFKIFDIAHALTITPEAVFVATCDVIKDFHSDNVIYLELRSTPRAVKNSMTKTEYLEAIIKAIQTSKSEIPQILVKLLISIDRKQGYESAEENINLAMQFIKKYPEYVVGIDLSGDPSAGYSFLKLLEMSRKIGLKIAAHCAEVPDEVETIDILNFKPDRLGHCTCIHPNLQGSQELFDTLLKSKIPVELCLTSNIKCKTVSNYMCHQFKYLYEAGHPITIGTDDKGVFNTCLSKELEILNSVFNINKKQLKELSMLSVQYSFASTEEKAKLTAIIENFDRFTL, from the exons ATGGATATGAAACAGTTCTGCCACAAGTTACCTAAAGTG GAACTTCACGCACATTTAAATGGTTCATTAAGTGTGAatacattgcaaaaattatctAGAATGAAATGCTCAGATACTGTCTGTGATCAAGTTTTGGATACTACAAATTTCTCATCTTTAAGTGA aTGTTTCAAAATATTTGACATAGCCCATGCACTGACAATTACACCAGAAGCTGTATTTGTTGCAACTTGTGATGTGATAAAAGACTTTCACAGTGACAACGTGATTTATTTAGAATTGCGAAGTACACCTCGTGCTGTAAAAAATTCAATGACAAAAACAGAATATCTTGAGGCTATAATAAAAGCTATACA AACATCCAAATCTGAAATTCCACAAATTCTTGTAAAATTGCTAATATCAATCGATCGTAAGCAAGGTTATGAGTCTgcagaagaaaatataaatcttgcTATGCagtttataaagaaatatccaGAATATGTTGTGGGTATTGATCTGAGTGGCGATCCATCAGCAGGTTATTCATTTCTAAAGTTATTAGAAATGTCTAGAAAAATAGGCCTTAAAATTGCAGCCCACTGTGCAgag GTCCCAGATGAAGTGGAaacaattgatattttaaactttaaaccTGACCGATTGGGGCATTGTACTTGTATTCATCCTAATTTACAAGGTTCTCAAGAATTATTTGATACATTATTGAAATCTAAAATTCCTGTTG aattatgCTTAACATCAaacattaaatgtaaaacagtaTCAAATTATATGTGCcatcaatttaaatatctatacGAAGCTGGACATCCCATAACTATTGGA actgaCGATAAAGGAGTTTTCAACACGTGCTTATCAAAGGAATTGGAGATATTAAACTCTGtttttaacattaacaaaaaacaactTAAGGAATTATCTATGCTATCTGTACAATATAGTTTTGCAAGTACGGAAGAAAAGGCAAAGTTAACagcaattattgaaaattttgataG GTTCACTCTGTAA
- the LOC139113759 gene encoding uncharacterized protein PF3D7_1120000, with product MTSRLHNCICVFILHAILQSSIGRVEIRNDTCRMKRETSVAETKLNEDSNYMKQINLGNEKKEDYDSEEKDIYQENTKEKRKISYADEDGESSLYDDYEAKDDAKREVLNDSEDYEEIEDYSPEILEHSKTLTNNMKLKNLNKASAFDSAAKIKDSELKDKISKLNYSSKMEEPINKNTSSDRVESNAEYENRVEEAIQRKIDALKEEIQRDIKAQQQIKDIEDDNARYDELQDQEYEENERPNFKEEPIEKRQIISKRFTREIANDAVKFSNTNEKTKSLKTKKCKKPPAKQPIKMDKLNTLKNKNLNKRFVVDKSFRPTTSKVLCKKKRAPSRQVFLVNNQHEAKKRQSRCYTLPSKRTAVKSNNILFVNPKSNSNFYTDNRKVSLPDSEAKNDEEERSFAAKHSDSLEALTDSFQELSPRLEKEYKEAFGGLQSEPGNALARFKRIKRMLDSPDAEI from the exons ATGACAAGTCGATTACACAATTGCATCTGCGTTTTCATCTTGCACGCAATATTACAATCGTCGATTGGTCGTGTGGAAATCCGCAATGATACTTGCAG AATGAAACGGGAGACTTCCGTTGCTGAAACAAAGTTAAACGAAGACAGTAATTAcatgaaacaaataaatttgggaaatgaaaagaaagaagattatgATTCTGaagagaaagatatatatcAAGAGAATACAAAAGAGAAACGTAAAATTTCATATGCAGATGAAGACGGGGAATCTAGCTTGTATGATGATTATGAAGCAAAAGATGATGCAAAGCGGGAAGTCTTAAATGACTCAGAGGATTATGAGGAAATAGAAGATTATTCTCCGGAAATCTTAGAACACTCGAAAACTCTGAcaaataatatgaaattaaaaaatcttaacaaAGCATCAGCGTTTGACAGTGCGGCCAAGATAAAAGATTctgaattaaaagataaaatctcaaagttaaattattcCTCCAAGATGGAAGAACCAATAAACAAAAATACTTCGTCGGATAGAGTTGAATCAAATGCAGAATACGAGAATCGTGTAGAAGAGGCGATACAACGGAAGATCGATGCACTTAAGGAGGAGATTCAACGAGACATTAAGGCACAACaacaaataaaagatatcGAGGACGACAATGCGAGATATGATGAGTTGCAGGATCAAGAATACGAGGAAAATGAAAGACCGAATTTCAAAGAGGAACCGATTGAAAAGCGTCAAATTATCTCCAAAAGATTCACTCGTGAGATCGCTAACGACGCAGTTAAGTTTTCCAACACAAACGAGAAGacaaaatcattaaaaacaaaaaagtgtaaaaagcCACCTGCCAAGCAGCCTATCAAGATGGACAAGTTAAACactttaaagaataaaaatttgaacaAACGATTTGTAGTTGACAAATCTTTTAGACCGACTACTTCAAAAgttctttgtaaaaaaaaacgtgcacCTAGCAGGCAAGTTTTCTTGGTGAATAATCAACATGAagcaaaaaaaagacaatCGAGATGCTATACGTTGCCATCCAAACGGACAGCTGTTAAAtctaataatatattgttcGTGAATCCCAAGtcaaattctaatttttatacagaTAACAGAAAG GTATCTTTACCCGACAGCGAAGCAAAGAATGATGAAGAAGAACGAAGCTTTGCAGCAAAACATTCCGATTCTTTAGAAGCTCTCACTGACAGTTTTCAAGAATTGAGTCCCCGTTTAGAAAAAGAGTACAAAGAAGCCTTTGGAGGGTTACAGAGTGAACCTGGAAACGCTTTAGCTAGATTTAAAAGAATCAAACGTATGCTAGATAGTCCTGATGCagaaatttaa